The sequence below is a genomic window from Schistocerca nitens isolate TAMUIC-IGC-003100 chromosome 4, iqSchNite1.1, whole genome shotgun sequence.
gagtgatgaaacggcaaacaaaagaataGTTTTGTCGTCAGATTTTTCTAAAAcaaaagacgattaaaggtgaaaatatcttctgaactaatttggacgttttattggcatcatgcccatatatacatacaaaatattgatttcaaacgttctgaaagtgtatttttatttgGCTTAATTCTGTAAATTTTTGCTATTACCCTTTTTTATTTTGCTATGTATCTAAGAAATGTGATGTCAcacagaaaaactgattttaccaatgTATTCAGCActccaaaattaggtaaatcctaccatttacaaaccagatgaagaaaaaagtttaaatttgttatatAGTCTAATTATTGATGAGAAAACATACCATCTCTCATTCTTACTAGTGGTGtcaatgagcatggttcttcaaaccatgaaagttgaAGGGCCCTCATTTACTAGACTAGTTAGAtaatgaagcaaagcaaaagctccttcagagccagtgtagtgaGATTAGCATTCttttaattgcttcaaaccgagCTTGAGAAAGAAAAATTTAGTGTGTTACCTATTCTAATAAAAGATCGTTAATGCACAGGCACATAGACCTCAACTAAACAATGATGTTATAGAGTAATATCATTAATAGTCCCTCTGGTTTGAATTAGAATACTTTCATGCTCTTTCCTGtttagtattgctactagtttcatgtgtgttggtcTTGGGTTCTAATAACTGCTGCATCCACTTCATTTATGGTACATGTTGTTGAGAGGCACATGTTACTGTATTGCTTgatacaagaatgcctaattaggcttgtGAGCTATGTTAATACGTAATGTTACAACTTGATTTTTTGATGGAAGAACGTCTGTTCCTAACCTACCTGTTTACTGTTggctatactctgctggagtgtttcagaGACGAATCCCAGTTCGATTGTTCTGCTCCCATTAGGTTATCTTAGGACACAACTACCCCAAAAAATCCTCGCAGAGGTTTAACCTTAGCGCTGATTACCGTTTAAGCGAGATGGGTGTTACCGTTACAACCCTTACTTCACCTCCTTCCAAGCCCCCATGGCTATTTAATGTTCATATCCGTTTACATTCTGGACTATCCATTCAATATCTTCATAcgttttctgtctcttcatcttctgcttgcgactttGTCATGTACACCTGAACAATCGGTGTCGATTCTGttaagaagccggccggagtggccgagcggttctaggcgctacagtctgcaaccgcgcgaccgttacggtcgaatcctgcctcgggcatggatgtgtgtgatgtccttaggttagttaggtttaagtagttctaagttctaggggactgatgacctcggaagttaaggcacatagtgctcagatccatttaaaccatttttttctgttaagaACAACACTAtactgtttacagtaactcacttTGCTCTACCTGCCTGTTCATAACAAGTCCTACTGCTGTcctaccactttctgctgctgttgatgttaccctatactcgtcttcTTGTCTTCTTACTATTTAACTGATCCCCACTGTATCTAGGATGAGCCTTATCAGTCCTCCGTTCAGATTTTGTAGCATCCTCCCACGCTtaaacttctgaaattccacgccctcCCCTCTCCGAGAACCGAATGGGCGACTagtacggaatcttttgccaatggagaggatAATCATGACACTTCATCAAATACAGGCCAAATGTCCTCTGGCTACACAGTGCTtctttactgcagtggtttcctttgccttttgcatcctcatgtcgttgataattgctgattcctcCTCTCTTAGGGACAGTTTCCGACCCCCAGGGCAAGAGAGTACCATGAACCGCCGTCCGCTCCACCGCCCTCTCTGACAAGGTCGGTGGCTGGTTGACtgtgacctcttatgccggaagtcttcggccgccattcctgGTGATTATTATCCAAAATTTAATCGGTGACGGTTTTCGAACCCTGGGCCGAGGACCTTCGATTGCTAGTCAAAGACGCTGCAGCCAACTTTTGCTTTGTCTGTGTGTTGGATTATGAGGAGGAATGGATACAACCAGTTACAGAGAAGGTGTCGAATccatccaccccccacccccgcatgTCAGTGTGTTGGTCCCTCACAAGGTCATGGTACTAGgtttgtttcaaattttttattcgtcctttttattttcatgtgaaaataaaaatgtgataGATATAAACTATAAAATTCCAGAACTCAGAAGAAAGCTATTTTTTGTCCAGGAAGAAAATAATGAGATATGACTGCAGAACAAGGAAGAAACCAAACAAAGCTATCCAGTACCTTGacgattaaagacaaggtgcaacaTATTTCCTAATAAAGCATGATAACGTGGAAGCCTCTGCCACTTTCAATGATCGTTCACCATATGTTGGAGAAAAATACTAGTGTCAGAATTGTTGTCATACCCGACTACATTGGGGGCGTAGTATCCTAGGAGCCATACGATCGAGTTAGTCTTCGTCCGAGGGAAAACAGCAAAGTCCGAACACAGAAGTAGTACAACCGAGAAAGCAGCTTCTGCTGACCAGGTGAGTAAAACCAGTTGTCTGCTAATCCAGTACCAGAGTTCTCATCTTCAAGAGGCAAGCCTGTGTAGTGAAGTATCAGGTTGATGAAATGTGTCTCAAAGACCAGTTGGACTGAGACAAATGCGATGGAGGCGCTGGTCAGAATCAAATTGTGTATGACCCTATACCACGATAAGGTGACTACCGTCGGGATGGCAGGAAGACTAACGTAAAAATCTCACGGTTTTCCTGGATATCAATGGAGCGGCCATTTCAGCCGGCTTGAGGAATGATAGTACTCAACAACGACAAAGATGTGGTCGTAAGGTGTGTCACTGATGAAATACCGGCTTCCAGAAAACTTTTATAATATCAAATTTATTCACGTGCCGCAATTTAGGGTTGATCCGGCCAAGATCAAGAAGGAGAGTCCGAATGGCCGGTCGAAGACGCATAATTAAGGAAGCTGTAATCGTTGCAGTAGATAGACGACATGTTAAAAAGTTACACCGTATAAACAATATTCAAGCTTTCACTTTGATAATGGGAAGTCCGAACCCTCCACGGGGACGGGGACGGGGCCTCGCTACCACATCATTCCGAAGTCGAAAAATATGACTTGCGCACAGGAAACGACCGGATAATTGCATCAGTTTGTGCGACATCATCGTGGAGACCGAGAATAGTTGTTCAACATAGTACACTTTGCTAAAAATGTAGTATTCTAAGATCCGTACGTTGAGAAGAAGGCTATGACGAAATTACCCACTGAATTCGATCCATCACCTCGTGACAACTGAGTGCAGCCATTTTCGTCGGACAGTAATCCACGGTAATCGCCAATGACTTGTCGCGAGCAACAACCGTTGCCCATGGAATGACGACTTGATGAGATTCCCGCATCGTAACAGGGTACATTTCCGTTCATTAATACTGGCTCTGAAGAGAGAACAAAAGAATTCTAATATGTGCTTGAACAAGGATATGCAGTTGGTATGACGTAGAAATACTATAACGTCATCCGCGTCCGCTCGTACCGAGGTTTCTTCTGATATCTTCCAGCCATATAAGTGATCAGCGATACGGCGAAGCAGGGAGTCCAGGAAAAGACAAAATGCGCCACGCAGAGGGAGCTCGCCTGCGGTATGCCTTGTCTGATGGTGATCTGGGCAGTAAGTTGTCAATTCTCTGCGACAGAAACTTGAATAGCAGTAAAAAGATAATACTTAACACGCAGTATGAGATCGGTCGCCTTGTGCACCTGCATCAAGAAACTGTGATTCACCCGTCAAATGCCTTACTACAATCAATAAAAATTAAGGCTCCAGAAACAGAAGTTGCTGCAGCCACCGAAAAGACGTCCCAGCATTCGACTACAGAAGTCAGGATCGTGCGCCCATGCACACAGCTATAGTGAAGAGCAAAATTTTTTTCCAGCAATATCGACAAACATCTAGTAACTACCCTGGCTACGgttttgtaatcgaaattaagcAGTGTGTTCGGGCGGAATTTATCAATGTCGGACGTCCGGTTGGCTTAGGAATTAGAACCATTTTACCAACCTTGGAAAGGTCAGGAATCCAACTTCCAGAATCATTTCATTTACCAGTGACGTAATGGCATCATCTACAAGAGTCCAAAAATGTATATAAGATTCCGTCGAGTCCCGACAATTCTTGCGGTGGTGACCCAACAATAAAGCGTTATACATCATCTCGACTAaagtcacttacaagggaacctccccatcgcacccccctcagatttagttataagttggcacagtggataggccttggaaaactgaacacagatcaattgagaaaacaggaagaagttatgtggaactgtgaaaaaataagcaaaatatacaaactgagtagtccatgggaagatatgtaacattaatgacaatgggaacgcaggagcgccgtggtctcgtggtaacgagagcagctgcggaacgaaaggtccttggttcaaatcttccatccagtgaaaatttaattttttattttcagtttatgtgacaaactcttatgttttcatcactttttttgggagtgattatcacatccacaagaaaacctaaatcgggcaaggtagaagaatctttttacccattcgccaagtgtacaagtcaggtgggtcgacaacatattcctggcatgtgacgcacatgccgtcaccagtgtcgtatagaatacatcagatgtgttttcctgtggaggaatcggttgacctatgacattgcgatcaaatgttttttgtacccattggagaggcacgtccttacgtctactaatcgcacggttttgtgatgcggtcgcaaaacacagacacaaaacttattacagtgaacagagatgtcaatgaacgaacggacaggtaataactatgcaaaaataaagaaagtaaaattttcagtcaaggaaagacttgaaccaaggacctctcattcagcagctgctcacgctaccacgggaccacggcgctcctacgctcactttgtcaaatatgttgcttatgtgacccatggagtactcagattgtatattttgcttattttttcacagttccacacaacttcttcctgttttctcagttgatctgtgttcagtttaacaaggcctatccactgtgccaacttatagctaaatctgaggggggtgcgatggggaggttcccttgttagaaattaaTGATTTAATGCAGGAGTAACCACACAATCCAGGAGagcagtgaatggttcaaatggctctgagcactatgggactcaactgctgaggtcattagtcccctagaacttagaactagttaaacctaactaacctaaggacatcacaaacatccatgcccgaggcaggattcgaacctgcgaccgttgcggtcttgcggttccagactgcagcgcctttaaccgcacggccacttcggccggcagcagtgaATGCATCGGAGACAATCGTCTTAGTATCACAGACATCCTAATGATCTGTAATGAAATTATTAACCGCCTTAGAAGTGTAACGCTGAGAtgtattcaaattgtatcgagggaatagacgtgtccgggtatggagacaacttcatgaatccgtggacgctgcatgtcagcaggggaccattaaagttggtggaggctctgtaatggagtggggcgtgtacagttggagtggtatgggacgctCATAGGTGACATGTAGATAAgtgtcctgtctgaccacctgcatccattaatgtacattctgcattccgacggacttcggcaatgccagcaggacaaagcgacaccccaccgacagaatggctacagagtggcttcaggaaaactcttctgagtttaaacacttcagctggccccagacacgaacgttattgagcatatctgggattccttgcaaagtgctgttcagaagagatctcgtactcttacggatttatggacagccctccaggattcatggtgtcagttcccttcagtatTACTTCTGATATTAGTAGAGTagatgccacctcgtgttgcggcgcTTGTGTGTGCTCTCGGGGCCTTACACaatgttaggcagatgtaccagtttctttggctcttcagtttaaaaCTGGGTGTCTGATCCACAGGGTGCAAAACGAAATTAAAATCAGGGCCTAACAGAAATTTTTGCGGAGTTTTACGATATAAATAAACTTTTTCCTCGTTATAAAAACGCGCGCGATCTTTTGAAAGTcgagatcctgaaggggcataaagAAGAATTTAAGTAAGATCACAAAAAGTGCAGCATGTTGTTCGGCAGTTATGAAGAACTTCGAAATCCGTCAGTGGTATTCTCTCTCTCTAAAATAGCGCAGTACCAGTAGAGCGTTCAGGAGCACATTAAAGGAAGTACAAAAGACGGGAATAGAAAAATGTACAACTAACACTTCCTGCAAAAATATCTCGTCTGCACTATAATCGTAAATAAATTGTCGCAGCGCTGCAAGTCGAAGCTAGGAACTAACTCTGTTCACATTGTAGGTGAGAAAAGTATAGGCCTGCGTGTAGTTATTACCAAACCAATACATTTAATTACTTGCAAATGGCCTTGGAAGTCGTGTATCACAGTTCATGGCAGAGTCAATggatgcatttttttatttattttattttattttattttattttattttatttttttttttttgcaatgctgCTCGCTCAGATTGAAAACGCTGGCGGCTTTTGTGCGGGAAAGCGACCGCCGCATGGAACAACGCATGGGGTGGGGGGCTCCTGCGTTAATTCAGTATCAGGCGCACAGGACGCTCCTCACTCTTCCACAGGTGGGCGGTGTTTCACCTGAGAAACAACGGAAACGAAAACTGACATTACGCCTTTTACCGTCAGTAGGTGTTCCACTTGCTCACTTGTGCCGATCTGGTTCTGATCACTACTGGTCTGTGGCTTGCTTTCCCCATCCTGGGGCGCAGGAGGAGGGTGGGAATACGTTAAAACTGAAGGGATGCCCGGCATGTCCCTTCGACGTAGTACGGAGCTCCGGATCAAGTCTGTTCTCGTATGATTTCGAAGAGCAATGTCGGTTTTCCTCTCCGGAGACACGTCGGAGCGGGTACTCCACGCATCCGAATCTAGAACAGCAGCTGACATGTTATCATCCGGTGTGAACTCGGAGAGGAGAGAGACGTGCTTCAAAGGAATCGTTTCAGTAGAGTGGAGAAGGGAAGGGGAATCGTTTGACTCCTTACCATCTTGCGTCCGCCTAGGCTTGTtttgcagtggtggtggtggtggtggtggtggtggtgttggtggtggctgCGGCGGCGCGGAACGTGcagttgccatgaaaggcaacaaaagggGGCGTTCCAAAGTGTTGTTAGGGAACcgtggatgacaaccgaaggggtccttctatgaaaagaaatggaaacgCAGACACCACGCCTGGTCGTCGGGGGGTATGGTGGGTGAGAGGTTGGCATGCcatcgctgtccggggcgtctgcagacacgtaGTCGCTGGTTCTCTTCCACAAGAAAGCCGCTATTTATTCAAAGAGTATTTATTCAAGAGTAAGTCTGTACACGAGGTTAACGGCGGAAATGCGCTAGGACCATCCTGCAATGGCTCGTGTTGCCCCTCAGGAACTCGATTAGGCGCAACTGCTGTCACCTGGGGAACCAGGTCTACTAAAGTTAGCAGTTTATGATATTCACAAGTAGATTTTAAGACCTTGACATGACCCGTGCAATTTGTGCGGAGGTGTCCCTTCTTATTACATATAAAACACTCTTTTGTAGTTTATGTACCCGGTATCCACTTTCCTGCAAATGAGAAGGGGTACTCCGTTCCACCACCATGCCCACGAATCCAACACCATTATAAACTTGTAAACAATGTTGAGCGGACCAGTGTTGAAGGATGAGGAgcacattagtgtttaacgttccatcgacaacgagatcattagagagagAGGACGAGCTTGGATTAgaaaaggacggagaaggaaatcggcctttaCCTTTCAAAGGGACATGCTGGCATTTTCCAtaagcgatttcgggaaattaTGAGGAACCTAAATGTGTATGGACGGACATGGTCTTCAACCATTGATATCCCGAATGcccctccagtgtgctaaccactgcgctacctcgctcggtccgatCAGTGTTCCCACCTTATGTTCCGCCTGTCCGCAAACGAAAGCACGACTGTCTTGAAAAAACTGTCGTTAttgagaaaactgtaaaaattCGTATATTCCACCTGTGCAATCGTCAGAATAaccgtacgaggtctgttcaaaaaattccgttacttagtccataaaatttttctacgcttatctCTTACTTATTTGTGCatgatctccttcgaaatactctcctccgcaATTGATAAAAcgctcccaacaccgtttccacttccggaaggagCCTCGGTACGCCTCTTACTGAAGTGCGCGAAGTGCAGTCTGCGAATTTTTTTATGTCATctttcgttgcaaatcttcgtcctttcaacggggtttccaGCTTTGGAAATCTGGACAGTATGGGGGACGAGGCAGCGCAATGATTCGGTTTTTTGTACAATCGTCACGCAGGGgtcgcgttatcgtgatgcaagagcgttgaattgtctcgccacatttcaggcggttcccttctcacattttctcgcaggcgtcacaAGTCCCGATAGTACGATCGACTATCAGTTTGTCTCTGTGGCATGGATTTATGATGAATAAATTCTTCACAgtcaaaactatcagcatggctttgacatttgacctgactgaTGAGCTTTCTTTGGTCTTGGGGAAACTTTCCCGACTCAttttgaagattgaaccttggtctcaacatcgtaaCCGTAGACGCACGTCTCATCaacagttacgattctcttaagaaATATCTCGTTCTCATCTGCGCGATCGAAAAGCTCTTCAACGATTACGAGGCGGTCTTTTGGTCTTGACTCGCGAGCCGTGGGATGCACTTGGCGGTAGCACGATGCGTTCCAAGATGCTGTCTTAAgacttcatgacatgatccaaatgaaattttacattcgtctgcaatctctcggacaatcTGTCTTCTATTGgtacgcacagtttcgttgacgttcctgacacgagCGTCGTCGACATGTGTCCAAGTGCTTCGTAAACGAGTGTCAGTTTTAACTTCCGTCCAGCCACTTTTAAATCGTATAACccattgggaagggagtaagacagggttgtagcctctccccgatgttattcaatctgtatattgagcaagcagtaaaggaaacaaaagaaaaattcggagtaggtattaaaatccatggagaagaaataataactttgaggttcgccgatgacattgtaattctcagagacagcaaaggacttggaagagcagttgaacggaatggatggtgtcttgaagggaggctataagatgaacatcaacaaaagcaaaacgaggataatggaatgtagtcgaattaagtagggtgatgttgagggtattagattaggaaatgagacacttaaagtagtaaaggagttttgctatttggggagcaaaataactgatgatggtcgaagtagagaggatataaaatgtagactggcaatggcaaggaaagcgtttctgaagaagagaaatttgttaacatcgagtatagatttaagtgtcaggatgtcatttctgaaagtatttgtatggagtgtagccatgtatggaagtgaaacatggacggtaaatagtttggacaagaagagaatagaagatttcgaaatgtggtgctacagaagaatgctgaagattagattggtagatcacataactaatgaggaagtactgaatcggattggggagaagaggagtttctggcacaacttgaccagaagaagggatcggttggtaggacatgttctgaggcatcaagggatcaccagtttagtattggagggcagcgtggtgggtaaaaatcgtagggggagaccaagagatgaatacattaagcagattcagaaggatgtaggttgcagtaggtactgggagatgaagaaacttgcacaggatagagtagcatggagagctgcatcaaaccagtcccaggactgaagaccacaacaacaacaacccattcgtaacaccgagtacggcttaaacaCGCATAACCGTAGGCTTCCTGCTTCATTTGGTGTGTATCTGCAAagcttttcttgagtttcacgtaaaatttaatgcagacgcgttgctcctctaactctgccacctcgaaattcgcaaactgtgtgcgACACAACGATctattcaatacagcactgaacagtaacaaacagactttaaacaatgaaacttccggcagttatacATTAAACAGAGGCGTGTACAGGGATGCTAATGTCATTGCGCTCCAACACGCCATTGGTGTGAGGCAACGAattttccggaattttttgaacagacctcgtagtaTTAGAATCACGGCGATGAGTGAGAGTGCCTTGTTGCCTGAGCAGAAAAAGGAGCCTGTAAACCTGAAGCGGGCCGAGATACTTCACATAAAACACATACGATTCAGAATCAAAGTAACCCATGTGTACTTGTTCTGAAGTTACCTTGATAGTGTCTACAAGCTAGTTATGAATTTCTAATGAACATGGCTGCACATGCGGCGTGGACTGGTCGAAACTAATACTGACGGTACCTGTACGGAGATAGTCCCCGGGCGCCATGGACGACATCATGGTGCAAGACAACACCACGTCAAAACTAAGCCGCAGTCAAGAGACGCTGAGAGACAAACGACAAAGCAACGCACACAATGGCTCACAAGACACTGAGGGATCCCGggataagccggttcgaatcctggtggtgtgaAAAACTTTCGCTGCCAGTATTTCGTCGGCAAGAGGATCACCAGGCTTTGCGGCAACATCCTGGTATAAAAACCAGACttgtccgcagtgtctcatgaagcgaGGGCATGTTAGTAGCGATCTGTACGTCGAATGGGGATGCTAAGTTTGGCAGGGTCCGTTGGTGCTAATCTCGAGGAGCTATGTGCCTGTGTGCCGACACCAGGTATCACCCGCtcccttctatcatcatcatcatcatcaacaacaacaacaacaacattattatacaACCCGAACATtgcgcttcacacacacacacacacacacacacacacacacacacacacacacacacaataaatacatGTAGTATTATGAAAAGTTGTAATTGAGCATGTTGCCAACAAACGAACGACCGACACTGAGGGGGAACAAGGAAGCTCTCGCTGCGCTCCGATAGAGGCGTGAACAGGCAGGCAGATCTTTCCCGCCCGAGGCGCCAAGCGGAAATGATCGAAACCCTAGACGACGTAGTGTATAGAATTTCATCAGTACATCCTTTTTGGCTCAGGATTTAGTTAATGGATAAGCTGAGTCAGCTCGTCATCGAGTTGTTCGTGAACGGTAGCCACTACGCAACACGTCGCAGTGAAGGATGTGCGGCCGGTGGGCGCCAGTAGACTTCGAGTCGGCGGGTCCCCAGGCGCTGTCACACCGGCGGGCCGCATCGCGCCGCGCCTGCTGATCGAGTTGCGCCGTCTCTCCTTGCCGCCTGCAGCCGCCTAACCAGATAGCAGGGCGTCAGCTGCCAGCCGGCACACTCGCCGAGCAGATCTCATTTGCATAGGGCGCCTCTCCCCACCTCCTTCCCCCACCCTACACACCCAGCAGCTGGACTAACGCCGCTCCCTCAAGCACTCTCCCTACTACTGAAACCCAATTTCGTAGCGACCATGTCTGCCGATTTACGTCTCTGGCACTTctcttttctttatctgtgtgttACTGAATGGTGAAAGTCAATGAGAAAACAACTGTAGTTACGTTGCGATCGACCTGTGTCTTTCAGTCAGCTCTACAGAACATCGCCAATATTCTGGAAGGCGACAGAAGTAGTCTCCGGAATAAGTAAAACGGACAATTGCGAGTAGACCTCGAGCCCAGAGGGTTCCGTAAAAAACTAAGAGGTGTACAGctaggtcaaaatggttcaaatggctctaagcgctacgggacttaacatctgaggtcatcagtcccctagacttagaactacttaaacctaactgaccaacggacatcacacacatccatgcccgaggctggtttcgaacctgcgaccgtagcagcagcgtggttccggactgaagcgcctagaaccgctcggccacagcggccggctacagctaGGTCATCCATGCTGATAatagatactggcaagatatcggtcatgggaattccaagatttttgagaatgttttaagttAAAATTATGTGTGTAATTTCACATTcgctgttttaattttttgtttattttattaattctggAATTATATGAGTATGCTATGCTAAACGGCAGTTGCAGATGCGTCGACTTCGTCTGCTCTCGTTCCTCTTGCGATTACCGGCAAGATTTGACGCGACTGTCCAGAGATTAAAACAGTACATCCTGTCAGAGGGCTATTGTTTTTACGCGAATGTCAAATTGTTCTATGGAATGCTACACCGAAAATTTTGTGCAATATCGCGCCATCATCCCAAAAAGTGGAATTATGTTCCTACATCAATTACCAGTATTACTTTGCTCTGAAACATTACGGACGTTGTACTTGATGTAGGCATAAACTGCCAGGTAGTGTTTTTATGTAGAATGAGTTGTTCGTAAAGGACCTGCAATGCTAGTGTCAACAAGACACATGAATCGCACAGCCTTATGCCTATCACCC
It includes:
- the LOC126252281 gene encoding WAS/WASL-interacting protein family member 3-like is translated as MATARSAPPQPPPTPPPPPPPPPLQNKPRRTQDDSDAWSTRSDVSPERKTDIALRNHTRTDLIRSSVLRRRDMPGIPSVLTYSHPPPAPQDGESKPQTSSDQNQIGTSETPPTCGRVRSVLCA